From Shewanella psychrophila, a single genomic window includes:
- a CDS encoding phosphate/phosphite/phosphonate ABC transporter substrate-binding protein, translated as MKISQWLNTHLSLVLALFFCGVITAQASDTKHTVNEPSILTFGVVPQQAASMLARKWSPLLVALSQNANYQLQFATAPDIPTFEKRLAKGEYDIAYMNPYHFTVFNESPGYLALVKEKGKKLKGIIVVKKSAKAQSLSDLDGQLLAFPAPAAFAASVLPRANLKIKGINNQIKYVGSHDSVYLAVAQGLVAGGGGVKRTFKTMDKEVTKQLRVLWETPGYTPHAVAIHPRVPMEVRGELVRNFSQFSSTQEGTLLLEGLGFRPFEAAKSSDWNDVRALGLGDFPKPLETNDE; from the coding sequence ATGAAAATATCACAATGGCTCAACACTCATCTGTCCCTCGTCTTAGCCTTGTTTTTTTGTGGTGTTATCACGGCGCAAGCATCTGATACAAAACACACAGTTAACGAACCTTCAATTCTCACATTTGGCGTGGTTCCCCAACAAGCCGCTAGTATGCTGGCAAGAAAGTGGTCTCCCTTACTCGTAGCCTTGTCGCAAAATGCAAATTATCAATTGCAATTTGCGACAGCTCCCGATATTCCCACGTTTGAGAAGCGCTTGGCTAAGGGGGAGTACGATATTGCTTATATGAACCCCTACCACTTTACCGTGTTTAATGAATCACCCGGTTATCTGGCGCTGGTAAAAGAGAAAGGTAAAAAATTAAAAGGGATTATTGTCGTTAAGAAAAGTGCTAAAGCTCAGTCTCTGTCAGATCTCGATGGACAGTTATTGGCCTTCCCGGCTCCCGCTGCTTTTGCCGCGAGTGTGTTGCCTCGAGCTAACTTGAAGATAAAGGGAATTAATAATCAAATAAAGTATGTTGGCTCACATGATTCTGTTTATCTCGCCGTAGCCCAAGGGTTAGTGGCTGGTGGAGGAGGGGTTAAAAGAACTTTTAAAACAATGGATAAAGAGGTGACCAAGCAGTTGCGCGTGCTCTGGGAAACACCTGGGTACACTCCCCATGCCGTGGCTATTCATCCAAGAGTCCCCATGGAAGTGAGAGGAGAATTAGTTAGAAACTTCTCTCAATTCTCATCGACTCAAGAAGGAACTCTACTACTGGAAGGGCTGGGATTTAGACCTTTTGAAGCCGCCAAGAGTAGTGACTGGAATGATGTGAGAGCCTTAGGCTTAGGTGATTTTCCTAAGCCCTTAGAAACGAATGATGAATAA
- a CDS encoding SpoIIE family protein phosphatase, which translates to MSTTAIQFRLDTLSVLLVEDTQSERYFIANLLQSMGMDVSSCASGEEAIELYQSHMPDIVISDWRMPGLTGPQLCQQLKKEALPPYIILLTANNQAKHMVEGIESGADDFLTKPFIPSILKVRLLAAARIVKMQQHLSDKNMALNSALSKEQAYLAQVQADLDSAARLQGSLLPASSQLINQWSLAARFQPAQDLAGDIFQCFNIDDSHLGFYLLDVTGHGIAASMQSFTLAQRLSSKSCHWDSLDPALIVTELNADFEDPENAGRFATLILGIANTDSGQVRITIAGHPQPILLDKNSATMMSLDSGIPLGIDSQYQYQYNSFFLRSEQHLMLYSDGLYECQHPTYGEFGQQRLLKTCSDAHQLSPEELLHHLSHAIELWQQNTPQDDISMMIISTSNLDTTAMNASLHHSDNKMNLQAAPRSLP; encoded by the coding sequence ATGTCCACTACTGCAATCCAGTTTAGATTAGACACACTTTCAGTCCTACTGGTTGAAGATACTCAGAGCGAGCGATACTTTATTGCCAATTTGCTACAAAGCATGGGAATGGACGTTTCTAGCTGTGCTAGCGGTGAAGAAGCTATCGAGTTATATCAAAGCCACATGCCCGATATCGTGATCAGTGACTGGAGAATGCCAGGCTTGACTGGTCCCCAGTTATGCCAACAACTTAAGAAAGAGGCATTACCGCCTTACATTATCTTGCTAACGGCTAACAATCAGGCAAAACACATGGTAGAAGGCATTGAGTCCGGTGCCGATGACTTTCTCACCAAACCTTTTATACCTAGCATATTAAAAGTGAGGCTATTAGCCGCGGCGCGCATCGTCAAGATGCAACAACACCTGAGCGATAAGAACATGGCGCTCAACAGCGCTCTGTCCAAAGAGCAAGCCTATTTAGCACAGGTTCAAGCAGATCTAGATAGCGCCGCCAGACTACAGGGCTCGTTACTGCCGGCATCGAGCCAACTCATCAATCAATGGAGTCTAGCAGCCAGATTCCAACCCGCCCAAGACCTAGCTGGCGACATATTTCAATGCTTTAACATCGATGATTCTCATCTGGGTTTCTATCTGCTCGATGTCACCGGTCACGGTATCGCAGCCTCTATGCAAAGTTTTACATTAGCTCAGAGGCTCAGCAGTAAAAGTTGTCACTGGGACAGCTTAGACCCTGCATTAATTGTGACTGAGCTTAATGCAGATTTTGAAGATCCTGAAAATGCCGGGCGGTTCGCCACATTGATTCTTGGAATAGCCAATACTGACAGTGGCCAAGTGAGAATTACCATTGCAGGGCACCCACAGCCAATCTTGCTTGATAAAAATAGCGCCACCATGATGAGCCTGGATTCAGGCATTCCCCTGGGTATAGATAGTCAATATCAATACCAGTACAACTCATTCTTCTTGCGCAGTGAGCAGCATCTGATGCTCTACTCAGACGGTTTATATGAGTGCCAACATCCTACTTATGGCGAGTTTGGCCAACAGAGACTACTCAAGACCTGCTCTGATGCACACCAACTATCACCAGAAGAGCTGTTGCACCATCTCAGTCACGCCATCGAACTCTGGCAGCAAAATACCCCCCAAGATGATATCTCAATGATGATAATTTCCACCTCGAACTTAGATACAACAGCAATGAATGCCTCTCTGCATCACTCTGATAATAAAATGAATTTACAGGCGGCTCCTAGGTCTCTTCCCTGA
- a CDS encoding ATP-binding protein yields MNSIQLNLSQKIWSSKLLCAELEQFLQQNSVRTQQRFKVITCILEALSNVLEHTDSHLEQIVVILHCDQEIITIDLLDNSPYTPIDDQVDCPSPFSLSGRGLWIIQNWMDQMRFQASVAGTHLRLSLLR; encoded by the coding sequence ATGAACAGCATACAATTAAATCTATCTCAAAAAATCTGGAGCAGTAAGCTATTATGTGCCGAGCTCGAGCAATTTTTACAACAAAACAGCGTGCGTACCCAGCAGAGGTTTAAAGTCATCACCTGCATTCTTGAGGCATTATCCAATGTCTTAGAACACACCGACAGCCATTTGGAACAGATAGTGGTGATCTTACATTGCGATCAAGAGATCATCACCATAGATTTGCTCGACAACTCCCCCTACACCCCCATCGACGATCAGGTCGATTGTCCCTCTCCATTCTCACTCTCAGGAAGAGGATTATGGATAATACAAAACTGGATGGATCAGATGAGATTCCAAGCCTCTGTGGCAGGCACACATCTCAGATTGAGCCTGTTACGATAA
- a CDS encoding STAS domain-containing protein — protein sequence MKFSPLALENACLVTLPKEMIMAQTPTLRAAISRQIETGSTKLVMDLHQVEYIDSSGLSILVSAHKLTQKHSGEVILLSPSAGVRALIELTRLHHVFTIFEDRDAAIEHICDL from the coding sequence ATGAAGTTCTCTCCCTTGGCACTCGAAAACGCATGCTTAGTTACCTTACCTAAAGAGATGATAATGGCTCAGACGCCTACACTAAGAGCCGCTATTTCTCGTCAAATTGAAACTGGCAGTACCAAGCTGGTGATGGATCTACATCAAGTGGAATATATTGACTCCAGTGGCCTGTCTATTCTTGTCTCGGCACATAAGCTCACCCAGAAACATTCAGGAGAGGTGATTCTGCTCTCCCCTTCTGCTGGCGTACGCGCCCTAATCGAGCTCACGCGCTTGCATCATGTGTTCACGATCTTCGAAGATCGTGATGCAGCAATCGAACATATCTGTGATCTCTGA
- a CDS encoding oligosaccharide flippase family protein, with the protein MPVLDNAQQGTRGGFTESLLSIGSAQVLGRIIRFSSSIILAHLLTPEVFGEVAIILACFELISALIGRMTSLPLLKMDDITYHSALPVANKINWFAAIIAFVAMSLLSWPLSFSHQDSTLIPPMILMATSYLLLPLGMLHATSNLRTNEIRVVGQAILWQTIGDGVLTASLALLGLGIWAIIIPKVVGILIWVGIHRYHNPLVYGSDSQHPPAEHFYSPNSALNSRSEIETSRVSHQVASLKQIKDDTRQADIKNLAISIKLIASLRDTEEIKKITHKLTQRHPPINEMLHLGAHAGLYDLSIALRNNIDYLLVGYFLGLEVLGIYFFALTASLGLCTAIAPGYSSEIKPNDHINRHSDRYISTQSEIRNRYWHSLSQVLKITVPIIVLQLVFAPFYLPFVYGEHWIEAGAFPIFILFSLCGLIRPYAIAASQLLVSIDMQRIDLKFNMGFTLLLALTIGFFSQWGLKEVALGVFLIQLFTSLALTCYVHSYVLKSSTNSSKLDNKQTPHVNKKNSKAFEQELPHDA; encoded by the coding sequence ATGCCGGTACTTGATAATGCCCAACAGGGAACCAGAGGTGGATTCACCGAGAGTTTGCTCTCCATTGGCTCTGCACAAGTGCTGGGACGGATTATTAGATTTTCCTCTAGTATCATCTTGGCTCATCTGCTTACACCTGAAGTATTCGGTGAAGTCGCCATCATACTTGCCTGCTTTGAACTCATCAGTGCACTGATTGGGCGTATGACTTCATTACCTTTGCTAAAAATGGACGATATAACCTACCATTCTGCCCTACCTGTCGCGAATAAGATAAATTGGTTCGCCGCGATTATTGCTTTTGTTGCCATGAGCTTACTCAGCTGGCCTCTCTCATTCTCCCATCAGGATTCAACGTTAATCCCGCCTATGATACTCATGGCAACAAGCTATTTGTTGCTTCCCTTGGGCATGCTTCATGCGACATCAAACCTAAGGACAAACGAGATACGAGTCGTCGGTCAAGCCATACTGTGGCAGACCATAGGCGATGGTGTACTCACAGCCAGCTTAGCTTTGCTCGGTTTGGGGATCTGGGCCATTATCATACCTAAGGTAGTAGGGATCCTGATATGGGTCGGGATCCACAGGTATCATAACCCCTTAGTATATGGCTCAGACTCTCAGCATCCTCCTGCCGAGCACTTTTATTCCCCTAATAGCGCTCTCAATTCACGCTCAGAAATAGAGACAAGCAGAGTGTCACATCAGGTGGCTAGCCTCAAACAAATAAAGGACGATACTAGGCAAGCCGATATAAAGAATCTTGCTATAAGTATCAAACTCATCGCCAGCTTAAGGGATACTGAAGAGATAAAAAAAATCACGCATAAACTCACTCAGCGCCATCCCCCCATAAATGAGATGCTACATTTGGGTGCTCATGCTGGCTTATATGATTTAAGTATCGCCCTAAGGAACAACATAGATTACTTGCTTGTGGGGTATTTTCTCGGGCTAGAAGTACTTGGGATTTACTTTTTTGCCTTAACCGCCAGTTTAGGGCTCTGTACTGCAATAGCACCGGGATATTCCAGTGAGATAAAACCCAATGACCACATTAATAGGCATAGTGATAGATACATTAGCACCCAGAGTGAAATAAGAAATCGTTACTGGCACTCCCTTTCACAAGTCCTCAAAATCACAGTTCCGATAATAGTGCTACAACTTGTATTTGCACCTTTCTACCTGCCTTTTGTATATGGCGAGCATTGGATTGAGGCCGGAGCATTTCCCATATTTATTCTATTTAGCTTATGCGGTCTTATCAGGCCTTATGCTATAGCTGCCAGCCAGCTATTGGTCAGTATAGATATGCAACGAATCGACCTTAAATTCAATATGGGTTTCACCTTGCTGTTAGCCCTCACTATTGGTTTTTTCAGCCAGTGGGGATTGAAAGAAGTGGCCTTAGGCGTCTTCCTCATTCAACTTTTTACCTCACTGGCTTTAACTTGCTACGTTCACTCTTATGTTCTCAAATCGAGTACAAACAGCAGCAAGTTAGACAATAAACAAACACCTCATGTGAATAAAAAAAATTCAAAAGCATTTGAACAGGAGCTTCCCCATGACGCCTAG
- a CDS encoding glycosyltransferase family 2 protein: MTPRVSVIMPVYNVQHFVKSAIHSVLLQSFTNFELILVNDGSTDKSLEVCRSIHDHRIRIVNHTQNKGLAAARNTGIRHSIGRYIAFLNSDDMWHPDKLKMHVKHLSQSPKVGISFSRSSFMSHKGRLIHFYQMPQLTGITAAHLLCRNPVGNGSAAVIRRETLNDIRFQALNHSENYSCYFDERFRQSEDIECWLRIMATTEWKMEGIPAPLTFYRLSQQGVSSNIMKQLASWEMMIDKAKQFAPKLLKRHEQDARAYQLRYLARQAIRNGQGKNAIKLMNRALMISPSILMDETSRTCITLTAAYLLWLLPSALYKVFEHIGQYFMGHAQKVRISKDGVKSSLIS, from the coding sequence ATGACGCCTAGAGTCTCAGTCATTATGCCTGTCTACAATGTGCAACACTTCGTCAAGAGTGCCATTCATTCCGTATTACTGCAGTCATTTACCAACTTTGAGCTTATTCTGGTGAATGACGGTTCGACAGATAAGAGTTTAGAAGTCTGTCGTTCTATACATGATCACAGAATTCGCATCGTTAATCACACTCAAAATAAAGGCTTAGCCGCTGCAAGAAACACTGGTATTCGCCACTCAATAGGCAGGTATATCGCCTTTCTCAATTCAGATGATATGTGGCATCCGGATAAACTCAAGATGCATGTCAAACACCTGAGTCAATCACCTAAGGTGGGGATCAGTTTTTCTCGCTCAAGCTTTATGAGCCATAAAGGCAGATTAATTCACTTTTATCAGATGCCTCAGCTAACCGGGATAACAGCGGCCCATCTCTTGTGTCGAAACCCAGTAGGCAATGGATCCGCTGCCGTTATCCGTCGTGAAACACTCAACGACATTCGTTTCCAGGCCCTAAATCATAGCGAAAATTATTCTTGTTACTTCGACGAGCGGTTTCGTCAATCTGAAGACATAGAATGTTGGCTCAGAATTATGGCGACGACTGAGTGGAAGATGGAAGGTATCCCCGCTCCCCTTACTTTTTATCGACTCAGCCAACAAGGCGTATCATCAAACATCATGAAACAGCTCGCCTCTTGGGAGATGATGATAGATAAAGCGAAGCAATTCGCACCAAAATTGTTAAAACGACATGAACAGGATGCAAGAGCTTACCAACTCAGGTATCTCGCGAGACAAGCAATACGAAATGGTCAGGGTAAAAATGCGATTAAACTGATGAATAGAGCCTTGATGATCTCTCCATCAATATTAATGGATGAAACCAGCAGAACTTGCATCACCCTAACCGCAGCTTACCTGCTCTGGCTACTGCCTTCAGCCCTTTATAAAGTCTTTGAACATATCGGCCAATATTTTATGGGCCATGCTCAAAAGGTCCGAATAAGTAAAGATGGGGTTAAATCATCTTTAATATCATAA
- a CDS encoding WecB/TagA/CpsF family glycosyltransferase: MLSETRIETESTSDNAIRAVDISMALLLILAAAPVLILKYLYRRCRYGAAIERIHIYGARGKPIGLYQFTGEGICCQWPYLINLLKGDLSLVGSEITFNFTSHTAITPEKETQQIQITTSQIKPGILTFKQMHQRVGLNFESQNPEVYKAQKNPINYLLAALRILLTGIFSSYKTNNAVAQIPLLGLKLDNLTMDELLENITQHALNHQRGKLNPLSVDKPIGVLQYAFVNADCLNISAKDPSYLRCLRTSCHKVFADGSGIRLASQWKGYSPKDNLNGTDMFPRLCEQLSKKGLSLFLLGGEAGVAAKTAVNMQRKLPNLQIAGTHHGFLNTPKLNQAVIDQINDSGASILLVAMGAPKQEIWLESHQAKLDIAIGIGVGGLFDFYSGNIKRAPLWVRQLGMEWICRLAEEPVRMWKRYILGNPLFLCRVCLDIFSAKQSKSDPIKGQVSKPDLVCEAQRYSQTKSDTRFESVETPISNKLLNLTDNQVQNRQALNRCRRKRVLARMSSSLKRGVDLIGASTLLILLLPLLVIISVLIRLESKGPIIFSQQRAGKDNALFTMWKFRSMYQNAECRLNRLQSANEMPGGILFKMKKDPRITLVGRLIRKMSIDELPQLWNVICGDMSLVGPRPALESEVKQYSLHDRKRLSVKPGITCIWQVSGRSDIPFEQQVELDIDYIYKQSFLTDIWLLIKTIPAVIWARGAY, translated from the coding sequence ATGCTCTCAGAGACACGAATTGAAACTGAAAGTACCAGTGACAACGCCATTAGGGCGGTCGATATCTCGATGGCTTTATTACTCATTTTGGCGGCAGCCCCAGTACTAATACTGAAATACCTCTATCGCAGGTGTCGATATGGCGCAGCCATTGAGCGAATTCATATCTATGGTGCCAGAGGAAAACCGATAGGCTTATATCAATTTACTGGAGAAGGGATTTGCTGCCAGTGGCCTTACTTAATCAACTTGTTAAAAGGAGATCTATCACTGGTAGGTAGCGAGATAACATTTAATTTCACATCACATACGGCTATAACACCAGAAAAAGAAACACAACAAATCCAAATTACAACATCACAGATAAAACCAGGGATACTGACTTTTAAGCAGATGCACCAAAGGGTCGGCCTCAATTTTGAAAGCCAAAACCCAGAAGTGTACAAGGCACAGAAAAACCCTATCAATTACTTGTTAGCAGCATTAAGGATTTTACTTACTGGCATTTTTTCCAGTTATAAAACTAATAATGCCGTGGCTCAAATCCCTCTGCTTGGCCTTAAGCTAGATAACCTGACTATGGATGAGTTGCTTGAAAATATTACTCAACACGCATTAAACCACCAACGAGGAAAACTCAATCCTCTCTCGGTAGATAAGCCCATTGGCGTGCTTCAATATGCATTCGTCAATGCCGATTGTCTCAACATAAGTGCTAAAGACCCTAGCTACCTAAGATGCTTACGCACGAGTTGTCATAAGGTGTTTGCCGATGGCTCTGGAATACGTTTGGCGAGCCAGTGGAAGGGGTACTCACCAAAAGATAACCTTAATGGTACAGATATGTTTCCTAGGTTATGTGAGCAGTTATCAAAAAAGGGGCTATCGCTTTTTCTTCTCGGTGGAGAAGCTGGAGTCGCCGCTAAAACCGCTGTAAATATGCAGAGAAAACTCCCTAATTTACAGATAGCAGGTACACACCATGGTTTTTTAAACACGCCTAAACTTAATCAGGCGGTGATAGATCAAATCAATGACTCTGGTGCCAGTATATTACTTGTGGCCATGGGAGCCCCTAAACAGGAGATCTGGCTTGAGTCCCATCAAGCAAAACTCGACATTGCCATAGGAATAGGAGTCGGCGGATTATTCGATTTTTATTCAGGAAACATCAAACGAGCCCCATTATGGGTGAGGCAATTGGGTATGGAGTGGATATGCCGACTCGCCGAGGAACCCGTAAGAATGTGGAAGCGCTACATCTTAGGTAATCCCCTCTTCTTGTGCCGTGTTTGTCTCGATATTTTTAGCGCCAAGCAGAGTAAATCTGATCCAATCAAGGGGCAAGTAAGTAAGCCAGACTTAGTCTGTGAAGCTCAGAGATATTCACAGACTAAGTCTGATACCAGATTTGAGTCTGTAGAAACACCAATAAGCAATAAACTCCTCAACCTTACAGATAACCAAGTCCAAAATCGTCAAGCATTAAACCGCTGTAGACGTAAACGAGTACTAGCAAGAATGAGCTCAAGTTTAAAGCGAGGAGTCGACTTAATCGGCGCCTCAACACTTCTCATCTTGTTACTTCCCCTGCTTGTCATCATCTCGGTACTTATACGCCTTGAATCTAAAGGGCCGATAATTTTTAGTCAGCAAAGAGCAGGGAAAGATAATGCCCTCTTTACCATGTGGAAGTTTCGTTCCATGTATCAGAATGCAGAATGCCGCCTCAACAGACTGCAATCCGCCAACGAGATGCCTGGAGGCATCCTGTTTAAGATGAAGAAAGATCCCAGAATCACCTTAGTTGGCAGGTTGATCAGAAAAATGTCTATCGATGAACTCCCCCAGCTGTGGAATGTCATCTGCGGAGACATGTCATTAGTGGGTCCAAGGCCCGCACTGGAGTCTGAAGTTAAACAGTATAGCCTCCACGACAGAAAACGATTAAGCGTAAAGCCAGGTATCACCTGTATTTGGCAAGTCAGTGGCCGGTCCGATATTCCCTTCGAGCAACAGGTTGAACTCGATATTGACTATATCTATAAACAATCATTTTTAACCGATATCTGGCTACTCATTAAAACCATACCCGCTGTCATTTGGGCCCGCGGCGCCTATTAG
- a CDS encoding nucleotidyltransferase family protein — MQAIIFANRSGNELAPLNSHYCPALLPIGNKAVIEYTLEDIIKSGITKIKLVVSSQATEIEQYLGQGERWGLEIDYFLSKPEEETGLILKRLALSCDESLLLVRGDIFRSPCISQFIDFSMDFSNDFVQAKMDNQNAGMMLLPAALPYIADIDWPFSPHFDSTSVVTLVLHGRCFMLDSFRSYMDANLSLATNVLPSLSPSERSYISANPQQDFYVGAKAHTGLLNEQNGWGIIGKNSRIEDKVQLNECIVIGSNCLIDKESVIENSLILPNTYVGERLEVKNSILCKNLLINLQNSGVILINDQALIGANESLAKPDENKTSSITKGLLFILLVSSLPLWPFLTLYSSMRNALMKQAEHSTISDTFIDNLGQTFQAWRWNIPGAITARLPQLYHVLTGRLDLFGDSPEARYATGKELRRLGVLGPVQLLLDNTAPEEERQLLELEFDADLRATKYLHLLWRAFEYRYNSRF, encoded by the coding sequence ATGCAAGCCATTATTTTCGCAAATAGATCTGGCAATGAATTAGCCCCTCTAAATAGCCATTACTGCCCGGCCCTGCTCCCCATTGGGAATAAGGCAGTGATCGAATATACCTTAGAGGACATCATCAAATCAGGTATAACCAAAATAAAGTTAGTTGTCTCCTCTCAAGCTACAGAGATTGAACAGTATCTAGGTCAAGGTGAGAGGTGGGGCCTAGAAATTGATTACTTTTTAAGCAAACCAGAGGAAGAGACAGGCCTAATTTTAAAACGTTTAGCACTATCTTGCGATGAAAGTCTTCTACTCGTACGGGGTGACATATTTCGTTCGCCTTGTATTAGCCAATTTATCGATTTTTCCATGGATTTCTCTAATGACTTTGTTCAAGCAAAAATGGATAATCAAAATGCAGGCATGATGCTACTTCCCGCAGCACTTCCCTATATTGCCGACATAGACTGGCCCTTTTCTCCACACTTTGACAGTACTAGCGTAGTGACACTCGTTCTGCATGGACGCTGCTTTATGCTGGATAGCTTTCGCTCTTACATGGATGCGAATTTGAGCTTAGCGACTAACGTGCTTCCATCACTCTCTCCATCGGAACGCAGTTACATATCAGCCAATCCACAGCAAGATTTTTATGTTGGCGCTAAAGCTCATACAGGGCTGTTAAATGAACAAAATGGCTGGGGGATCATAGGAAAAAATAGCAGAATAGAAGATAAGGTGCAGCTGAATGAGTGCATAGTGATCGGCAGTAACTGCCTGATCGACAAAGAGTCTGTGATAGAGAACAGCCTCATCTTGCCTAATACCTATGTTGGTGAAAGATTAGAAGTCAAAAACAGTATCCTATGCAAAAACTTGCTGATCAATCTTCAGAACTCTGGGGTTATTCTGATAAATGATCAGGCATTGATCGGTGCAAACGAGAGCCTGGCTAAACCTGATGAGAATAAAACCAGCTCTATAACCAAAGGCCTGTTATTCATTTTACTGGTATCGAGTTTGCCCCTATGGCCCTTCTTGACGTTATATTCATCCATGAGAAATGCCTTAATGAAACAAGCTGAGCATTCAACTATCTCTGACACCTTTATCGATAATCTAGGTCAGACGTTTCAGGCCTGGAGATGGAACATTCCCGGAGCCATCACCGCCAGATTACCTCAGTTGTATCATGTGTTAACCGGTAGGTTAGATCTTTTTGGCGACTCCCCGGAAGCAAGATACGCCACAGGAAAAGAGCTGCGCCGCCTGGGCGTATTAGGACCAGTACAGTTACTTCTAGACAATACAGCTCCCGAGGAGGAGCGACAATTGTTAGAACTCGAATTCGATGCAGATCTCAGAGCCACAAAATATCTACACTTGCTCTGGCGTGCTTTCGAGTACAGATATAATTCTAGGTTCTAG
- a CDS encoding CDP-glycerol glycerophosphotransferase family protein gives MKKIIFLLLRKAIYYASGLCPRTNKAVMGCYQDKFADNAKYLYLHWQNTDFIQTIWISGDKELVSQLRDDGFEAYSRRSIQGIVHCLTAKYYFYSGYIGDISQYLAKGAVKINLWHGSPLKKIEFDITSGPLATTYQITDFKTKIFNSIKYHQTYIKPDIMFSPSPVMDALFSSAFRLPMSQIHRSGNPRTDYYRRYPDKKQSISQIFNHQYSQVILYRPTWIDSPHDAKRSIEKETEQSTEKNISSSKRYIGGFDWQSLSTQLKDNNQLFLIRFHPNQAHLAKRLKNYPNIIDISHWQDIYNIFHEIDLLITDESSLCIDFLLYQTPTIFYTSSDVRKDKTSKTAASSSTKPSILKTETEKNHIKNDHYDYVDNLPLFGIGHSKTVDKFEDLLIKLRCSDSFYISAHVSHEYKQLTQLFWPEQACDAFDTIELQIGKISNKTKVSQEKYRTSPT, from the coding sequence ATGAAGAAGATTATCTTTTTACTATTAAGAAAAGCCATTTATTACGCTTCAGGGCTGTGCCCAAGAACCAATAAGGCCGTAATGGGATGCTACCAAGACAAGTTTGCCGATAATGCCAAATACCTTTACCTTCACTGGCAAAATACTGATTTTATCCAGACAATTTGGATAAGTGGTGACAAGGAGCTAGTGAGTCAACTCAGAGATGATGGCTTTGAAGCTTATTCTCGCAGAAGCATACAAGGAATAGTCCACTGCTTAACTGCTAAGTACTATTTCTACAGCGGATACATAGGTGACATTAGCCAGTATTTGGCCAAAGGCGCCGTTAAGATCAATCTCTGGCATGGCTCGCCACTCAAGAAAATAGAATTCGATATCACCTCGGGGCCCCTAGCAACGACTTACCAGATAACCGACTTTAAAACTAAAATCTTCAACTCCATAAAGTATCATCAGACGTATATCAAACCCGATATCATGTTCAGCCCCAGCCCAGTGATGGATGCGCTATTCTCATCGGCCTTTAGGCTGCCCATGTCACAAATCCATAGAAGCGGAAACCCAAGAACAGACTACTACAGGCGTTATCCAGATAAAAAGCAGTCTATTTCTCAAATATTTAACCACCAATATAGTCAAGTTATTCTCTACCGCCCAACTTGGATAGACTCCCCTCATGATGCAAAGAGAAGTATTGAGAAAGAGACTGAGCAAAGCACAGAGAAGAACATAAGTTCAAGCAAGCGATACATAGGAGGATTCGACTGGCAATCACTCTCGACTCAGTTAAAAGATAATAATCAGCTGTTTCTGATCCGCTTTCATCCTAACCAGGCCCACTTGGCTAAACGACTTAAAAACTATCCCAACATCATAGATATTTCTCATTGGCAGGACATTTATAATATCTTTCATGAAATAGACCTCTTGATCACAGATGAGTCATCTCTGTGTATCGACTTTCTGCTCTATCAAACACCCACTATTTTTTATACCAGCTCTGATGTAAGAAAAGACAAAACGTCAAAAACAGCAGCTTCCTCTTCAACAAAACCTTCAATACTAAAAACAGAAACAGAAAAGAATCATATAAAAAACGACCACTATGACTATGTAGACAACTTGCCCCTGTTTGGAATAGGGCATTCAAAAACTGTAGACAAGTTTGAAGACTTGCTAATAAAGCTTAGGTGCAGTGACAGCTTCTATATCTCAGCCCATGTGAGCCATGAATACAAACAATTAACGCAATTATTCTGGCCTGAACAAGCCTGTGACGCCTTCGATACTATCGAGCTACAGATAGGAAAAATATCGAATAAAACCAAGGTGAGCCAAGAAAAATACAGAACTAGCCCTACATAA